A window of the Euzebya pacifica genome harbors these coding sequences:
- a CDS encoding ThuA domain-containing protein, translating to MTGGTTGVHLHGRGRRALLVLAMCMATLASAVAPVAADTDPPHLWVFSRTDGFRHGSIEHSQQVITDLAASTGAFTVEFSEDTADLTTALLDRTDAILFANTTGEHPFSEAQKAMFVDWLLDGGGFMGIHAAADTNYQWPEYQELVGAAFESHPHNGNQMGGFLLDRATVQIEDTTHPITAAWDGAEEFQMREEYYRWRQNPRGTQDVHVLLSLDETSTYTGFGQLGAISPAYDDDQPLEWTKSFRGANRVWYTNLGHYEGTYGDPQWQTHFVAAVQWVTSAE from the coding sequence ATGACCGGCGGCACCACCGGGGTGCACCTCCACGGACGGGGCCGCCGGGCGCTGCTCGTCCTGGCCATGTGCATGGCCACCCTGGCGTCTGCGGTGGCACCCGTCGCCGCGGACACCGACCCCCCGCACCTGTGGGTGTTCTCGCGGACCGACGGTTTCCGCCACGGGTCGATCGAGCACTCCCAGCAGGTGATCACCGACCTTGCCGCGTCCACCGGCGCGTTCACCGTGGAGTTCTCCGAGGACACGGCAGACCTGACGACCGCCCTGCTGGACCGCACCGACGCGATCCTGTTCGCAAACACCACCGGGGAGCACCCCTTCTCCGAGGCGCAGAAGGCGATGTTCGTCGACTGGCTGCTGGACGGTGGTGGCTTCATGGGCATCCATGCGGCCGCTGACACCAACTACCAGTGGCCCGAGTACCAGGAGCTGGTGGGTGCCGCGTTCGAGTCCCACCCGCACAACGGCAACCAGATGGGCGGCTTCCTGCTAGACCGCGCGACGGTGCAGATCGAGGACACGACGCACCCGATCACGGCCGCATGGGATGGGGCCGAGGAGTTCCAGATGCGCGAGGAGTACTACCGGTGGCGGCAGAACCCACGGGGCACACAGGACGTGCACGTGCTGCTCAGCCTGGACGAGACCTCGACCTACACCGGCTTCGGCCAGCTGGGCGCGATCAGTCCCGCCTACGACGACGACCAGCCCCTGGAGTGGACCAAGTCCTTCCGCGGCGCGAACCGGGTCTGGTACACCAACCTCGGCCACTACGAGGGCACCTACGGCGACCCCCAGTGGCAGACCCATTTCGTGGCCGCGGTGCAGTGGGTGACCTCCGCGGAGTGA
- a CDS encoding ROK family protein: MAIEVQAYRTLLAPPARATERESAVTGATIPRRANLISTMAHLHLRGAQSRSELVAGLNLSRSGIGSLIGELIDRGIAEDAGVDRQPSPGRPSLVVRLNARRAVAIAVEIGPGEVAVASVGLGGVLFDLVRQPMPDRAAVPEVVEAIRLLVEDQIDRLPPDATPVGVGVAVAGLVNNDGLLLHAPNLGWGHTDLRSVLRTALPSGLTVTVGNESTLATIGEYLRGSLRGVDNGLLISGNAGVGGGAVVNGRLLWGANGLAAEVGHMKVQPGGAACGCGGKGCWETVIGLPAILRASGLTDLPDGTDPIEALADGAAAGNAEVLAALDDAGRWVATGLGNLLNVLNPTRIVFGGRLGRLLPHLRTTVEEEMGRQALLGPLVECDIVEPHLGKDATLIGASEQVLWHVLTHPEDLLVDDAASA; this comes from the coding sequence ATGGCGATCGAAGTGCAGGCCTACCGCACGTTGCTGGCCCCGCCAGCTCGAGCAACCGAACGCGAGTCCGCCGTCACCGGTGCGACCATCCCGCGCCGCGCGAACCTGATCTCGACCATGGCCCACCTGCACCTGCGTGGTGCCCAGTCGCGGTCCGAGCTCGTTGCCGGCCTCAACCTCAGCCGATCCGGCATCGGCAGCCTCATCGGCGAGCTCATCGATCGTGGGATCGCCGAGGACGCCGGTGTGGACCGCCAGCCCTCCCCCGGACGTCCCTCCCTCGTCGTTCGTCTCAACGCCCGCCGGGCGGTCGCCATCGCGGTCGAGATCGGTCCGGGCGAGGTTGCCGTGGCCAGCGTCGGCCTGGGCGGGGTCCTCTTCGACCTGGTCCGTCAGCCGATGCCCGATCGTGCGGCCGTGCCCGAGGTGGTCGAGGCCATCCGCCTGCTGGTCGAAGACCAGATCGACCGCCTTCCGCCCGACGCCACCCCCGTCGGCGTCGGCGTGGCCGTCGCCGGTCTGGTCAACAACGACGGCCTGCTGCTGCACGCGCCGAACCTGGGCTGGGGCCACACCGACCTGCGGTCGGTCCTGCGCACCGCCCTTCCCTCCGGCCTGACCGTCACCGTGGGCAACGAGTCCACGCTGGCCACGATCGGTGAGTACCTGCGCGGCAGCCTCCGCGGCGTCGACAACGGGCTGCTGATCAGCGGCAACGCCGGTGTCGGTGGCGGTGCGGTCGTCAACGGGCGCCTGCTGTGGGGGGCCAACGGCCTGGCCGCCGAGGTCGGGCACATGAAGGTCCAGCCCGGCGGCGCCGCCTGCGGCTGCGGTGGCAAGGGATGCTGGGAGACCGTCATCGGCCTTCCCGCCATCCTGCGGGCCAGCGGCCTCACCGACCTGCCCGACGGCACCGACCCCATCGAGGCGCTGGCCGATGGCGCGGCGGCGGGAAACGCCGAGGTGCTGGCGGCCCTGGACGATGCCGGCCGCTGGGTCGCCACGGGCCTCGGCAACCTCCTCAACGTCCTCAACCCCACCCGCATCGTCTTCGGCGGCCGCCTCGGCCGGCTGTTGCCGCACCTGCGGACGACGGTGGAGGAGGAAATGGGGCGCCAGGCCCTGCTCGGCCCACTCGTGGAGTGCGACATCGTCGAACCGCACCTCGGCAAGGACGCCACGCTCATCGGCGCCAGCGAGCAGGTGCTGTGGCACGTCCTCACCCACCCCGAGGACCTGCTCGTGGACGACGCCGCGTCGGCCTGA
- a CDS encoding HAD family hydrolase encodes MSDASITPARYDAVLFDLDGVLTDTAALHAKAWKTMFDEFLRRYSLAHDLPYQAFEIATDYRSYVDGRPRYEGVSAFLESRRIVLPLGNMDDSPREDTTYGLGNRKNEMVQELIDAGVEPYPSSVQLVDRLLAEGIKCAIVSSSRNARRVLEAAGIADRFELVVDGEVAREAELAGKPAPDTFLEAARRLGAEPERTVVIEDAVAGVEAGKGGGFGLVIGVDRLDQADDLRAHGADVVVADLDELLA; translated from the coding sequence GTGTCCGACGCCAGCATCACCCCAGCGCGCTACGACGCGGTCCTGTTCGACCTCGACGGCGTGCTCACCGACACCGCCGCGCTGCACGCCAAGGCGTGGAAGACGATGTTCGACGAGTTCCTGCGGCGGTACTCACTGGCCCACGACCTGCCCTACCAGGCGTTCGAGATCGCCACGGACTACCGCAGCTACGTCGATGGTCGTCCCCGCTACGAAGGCGTCAGCGCGTTCCTGGAGTCCCGCCGCATCGTGCTGCCCCTGGGCAACATGGACGACTCGCCCCGCGAGGACACCACCTACGGGCTGGGCAACCGCAAGAACGAGATGGTGCAGGAGCTGATCGACGCCGGGGTCGAGCCGTACCCCTCCTCGGTGCAGCTGGTCGACCGGTTGCTGGCCGAGGGCATCAAGTGCGCCATCGTGTCCTCCAGCCGCAACGCCCGGCGTGTCCTGGAGGCGGCGGGCATCGCCGACCGGTTCGAGCTGGTCGTCGACGGCGAGGTCGCCCGGGAGGCCGAGCTCGCCGGCAAGCCGGCCCCCGACACGTTCCTCGAGGCCGCCCGCCGGCTGGGGGCCGAGCCCGAACGGACGGTGGTGATCGAGGACGCCGTCGCCGGGGTCGAGGCCGGCAAGGGTGGTGGATTCGGCCTGGTGATCGGGGTCGACCGCCTCGACCAGGCCGACGACCTCCGGGCACACGGTGCCGATGTCGTCGTGGCCGACCTCGACGAGCTGCTGGCCTAG
- a CDS encoding PQQ-dependent sugar dehydrogenase — protein sequence MTTTLRRPSRTRPRAVPLLATTLLVLLGLLLTGSGTANAQFAVPPFIGANDIELQVLTEATQDPTAIDVAADGRVVFVERKGAVKVILPSGDVVTAGRLPTAANECDDCPDDLNEGGLHGLLLSPDFDVDNTIYLYYSVPGSQGVAPYPPKHPDAGGTQALEGINRLSSFVLGDDNVLDLDSEEIVFENAVEWLECCHYGGDLDLMPDGTLVISNADDTNPFESSGYAPIDERRNPSDVFDRDTHREAFDAQRTSANKADRRGKVLRINLDGSIPDGSVPGVVANPFVDDPDADPAVWAMGFRSDYRIAVHQQTGTVYVGNVGPDASNANAQRGPAGHDELDVVPPGGGTNHGWPYCIADNQPYIDYDFETGTSGEPFDCSGYTEPALYYSPTLSTQWPQLRAGGRTSMTGVVYDYAGDGALALPDRLQQKLLWFEWSRNMIFSIPVEADGSLDTFVTSVQHESALSPRHPHDAAIGPDGAVYLVEYGTGFWNNGNSRISRIACSGCQPETVSAPTQYVVGATAPAPVPATTDRTPLVASSALVVVAGIALGLRRKQVVR from the coding sequence ATGACCACCACCCTCCGACGACCATCCCGGACACGGCCACGCGCCGTCCCCCTGCTGGCCACCACCCTGCTCGTCCTGCTGGGGTTGCTGCTTACCGGCAGCGGGACCGCCAACGCCCAGTTCGCCGTTCCGCCGTTCATCGGCGCCAACGACATCGAGCTCCAGGTCCTCACCGAAGCGACCCAGGACCCCACCGCGATCGACGTGGCTGCCGATGGCCGCGTGGTCTTCGTGGAGCGGAAGGGTGCAGTCAAGGTCATCCTGCCCTCCGGGGACGTGGTGACCGCCGGCCGCTTGCCGACGGCGGCCAACGAGTGCGACGACTGCCCCGACGATCTCAACGAGGGTGGCCTGCACGGCCTCCTGCTGTCCCCGGACTTCGACGTGGACAACACGATCTACCTCTACTACTCCGTCCCCGGATCCCAGGGCGTCGCCCCCTACCCGCCCAAGCATCCCGACGCCGGGGGCACCCAGGCACTCGAGGGCATCAACCGGTTGTCCTCGTTCGTGCTCGGTGACGACAACGTGCTGGACCTCGACTCCGAGGAGATCGTCTTCGAGAACGCCGTGGAGTGGCTGGAGTGCTGTCACTACGGCGGCGACCTCGACCTGATGCCCGACGGCACCCTGGTGATCTCCAACGCCGACGACACCAACCCGTTCGAGTCCAGCGGCTACGCCCCGATCGACGAACGACGCAACCCCTCCGACGTCTTCGACCGCGACACCCATCGCGAGGCGTTCGATGCCCAGCGGACCTCGGCGAACAAGGCCGACCGGCGTGGCAAGGTCCTGCGCATCAACCTCGATGGCTCCATCCCCGACGGATCGGTCCCGGGTGTCGTGGCCAACCCGTTCGTGGACGACCCCGACGCCGACCCGGCGGTGTGGGCAATGGGCTTCCGGTCGGACTACCGGATCGCCGTCCACCAGCAGACCGGCACCGTCTACGTCGGCAACGTCGGCCCGGACGCCAGCAACGCCAACGCCCAGCGCGGCCCCGCCGGCCACGACGAGCTGGACGTGGTCCCCCCGGGCGGTGGCACCAACCACGGATGGCCCTACTGCATCGCCGACAACCAGCCCTACATCGACTACGACTTCGAGACCGGCACGAGCGGCGAGCCCTTCGACTGCTCCGGCTACACCGAGCCCGCGCTGTACTACTCCCCCACCCTGTCCACCCAGTGGCCGCAGCTGCGGGCGGGCGGCCGGACATCCATGACCGGTGTCGTCTACGACTACGCCGGCGACGGCGCGCTGGCCCTGCCGGACCGGCTGCAGCAGAAGCTGCTGTGGTTCGAGTGGAGCCGCAACATGATCTTCTCCATCCCGGTGGAGGCGGACGGGTCGCTGGACACCTTCGTGACCTCGGTCCAGCACGAGTCGGCCCTCTCGCCACGCCACCCCCACGATGCGGCCATCGGTCCGGACGGCGCGGTCTACCTCGTCGAGTACGGGACCGGCTTCTGGAACAACGGCAACTCCCGCATCAGCCGGATCGCCTGCAGCGGCTGCCAGCCCGAGACCGTCTCCGCACCGACGCAGTACGTCGTCGGCGCGACCGCCCCCGCCCCCGTTCCGGCCACCACCGACCGGACCCCGCTGGTCGCCTCGAGCGCCCTCGTCGTCGTGGCCGGCATCGCCCTCGGCCTGCGTCGCAAGCAGGTCGTCCGATGA
- the xylA gene encoding xylose isomerase — MQEFFSTVPSRIPFEGLDSTNPLAFKVYDADRVVAGRTMAEHLRIAVCYWHSFNWPGSDVFGGGTFDRPWLDDPTSMDAARSKMDAAFEFMSKLGMPFWCFHDRDIAPEGDTFTETVANLESMVEYAEKKMADTGVQLLWGTANAFSHPRFAAGAATNPDPRVVAHAAAQVKHAMDATVRLGGQNYVLWGGREGYETLLNTDLGREAEQMARFLHMVVDYKKSIGFEGTLLIEPKPQEPTKHQYDYDSQSVAGFLARYDLEGEFKVNIEVNHATLAGHSFHHEVAYAVANGVFGSIDANRGDDQNGWDTDQFPNSVDELSLAMYEILKGGGFTTGGFNFDTKLRRQSVARDDLFHGHIGGIDTLARSLLVAETLVESGELAAAVDERYAGWDGELGRDIMSGATLASLAEKVGADNIDAAPTSGRQEALENVVNRAIWTTS, encoded by the coding sequence ATGCAAGAGTTCTTCTCCACCGTCCCGTCCCGCATCCCGTTCGAGGGGCTCGACAGCACCAACCCCCTCGCCTTCAAGGTCTACGACGCCGACCGCGTCGTCGCGGGGCGGACGATGGCCGAACACCTGCGGATCGCGGTGTGCTACTGGCACTCCTTCAACTGGCCCGGCAGCGACGTGTTCGGTGGCGGCACCTTCGATCGTCCGTGGCTGGACGATCCCACCTCGATGGACGCCGCGCGGAGCAAGATGGACGCCGCGTTCGAGTTCATGAGCAAGCTCGGGATGCCTTTCTGGTGCTTCCACGACCGTGACATCGCCCCCGAGGGCGACACCTTCACCGAGACCGTGGCCAACCTCGAGTCGATGGTGGAGTACGCCGAGAAGAAGATGGCCGACACGGGCGTGCAGCTGCTGTGGGGTACCGCCAACGCCTTCAGCCACCCCCGCTTCGCTGCCGGCGCCGCCACCAACCCCGACCCCCGCGTCGTGGCGCACGCCGCCGCCCAGGTCAAGCACGCCATGGACGCCACCGTCCGCCTCGGCGGCCAGAACTACGTGCTGTGGGGCGGCCGCGAGGGCTACGAGACACTGCTGAACACCGACCTCGGTCGTGAGGCCGAGCAGATGGCCCGGTTCCTGCACATGGTCGTGGACTACAAGAAGTCCATCGGCTTCGAGGGGACCCTGCTGATCGAGCCGAAGCCGCAGGAGCCGACCAAGCACCAGTACGACTACGACAGCCAGTCCGTCGCCGGCTTCCTGGCCCGCTACGACCTCGAGGGCGAGTTCAAGGTCAACATCGAGGTCAACCACGCCACGCTGGCCGGCCACAGCTTCCACCACGAGGTGGCCTACGCCGTCGCCAACGGGGTCTTCGGCTCCATCGACGCCAACCGCGGCGACGACCAGAACGGCTGGGACACCGACCAGTTCCCCAACTCCGTCGACGAGCTGTCGCTGGCCATGTACGAGATCCTCAAGGGCGGCGGGTTCACCACCGGCGGCTTCAACTTCGACACCAAGCTGCGTCGCCAGTCCGTGGCCCGCGACGACCTGTTCCACGGCCACATCGGCGGCATCGACACGCTCGCCCGCTCGCTGCTGGTCGCCGAGACGCTGGTGGAGTCCGGCGAGCTGGCCGCTGCCGTGGACGAGCGCTACGCCGGCTGGGACGGCGAGCTGGGTCGCGACATCATGTCCGGCGCCACCCTGGCCTCCCTCGCGGAGAAGGTCGGTGCCGACAACATCGACGCCGCCCCGACGTCCGGCCGCCAGGAGGCGCTCGAGAACGTGGTGAACCGGGCGATCTGGACCACTTCCTGA
- the xylB gene encoding xylulokinase: protein MALVVGVDCSTQATKALVVDTETGRTVASGRATHTVTGTDGARETHPTVWWDALAEALEQTGRAGEVAAIAIGGQQHGLVVSDASDEPLRASMLWNDTRSAPQAEELTAALGGPEAWAAGPGSVPVAAYTVTKWAWLRANEPAVAAAAASVRLPHDWLTTRMSGAAVTDRGDASGSGWYSTAAEAYDPAVLSLPAVDLDPSLLPRVAAPTEVVGTITSAAASALGLPTSAVVAPGTGDNMAAAMGLGVEPGVPVLSLGTSGTVYAVSDRRPGDPSGTVSGFADATGRYLPLACTLNCTLAVDRVATWLGIDRNAVADRTDVTMLPYLDGERTPNLPNASGAMLGLRHDTEPGEILLAAYQGAAASLVDAMDAIAEQSGGLDPDAPLVLIGGGAQGTAWRQVIGQLTGRRLLVPAADELVALGAAVQAAAALEQVDPLAVAARWKTQAGEELAPIDHDPSSMARIRAVAGSLFGAG, encoded by the coding sequence ATGGCACTTGTTGTGGGAGTGGACTGTTCGACCCAGGCGACCAAGGCGCTCGTCGTCGACACCGAGACGGGACGGACCGTTGCGTCCGGTCGTGCGACGCACACGGTCACGGGGACCGACGGCGCCAGGGAGACCCATCCCACCGTCTGGTGGGACGCCCTGGCCGAGGCGCTGGAGCAGACCGGTCGGGCCGGCGAGGTCGCGGCGATCGCCATCGGGGGACAGCAGCACGGACTGGTCGTCAGCGACGCCAGCGACGAGCCCCTCCGTGCGTCGATGCTGTGGAACGACACACGCTCCGCCCCGCAGGCGGAGGAGCTGACCGCGGCGCTCGGTGGCCCCGAGGCGTGGGCGGCCGGCCCGGGGTCGGTGCCCGTCGCGGCGTACACGGTGACCAAGTGGGCGTGGCTCCGGGCCAACGAACCCGCTGTTGCCGCTGCCGCCGCATCGGTGCGGTTGCCGCACGACTGGTTGACCACCCGGATGTCCGGGGCAGCCGTCACCGACCGGGGCGATGCGTCGGGGAGCGGCTGGTACTCCACGGCCGCCGAGGCCTACGACCCGGCTGTGCTGAGCCTGCCCGCGGTCGACCTCGATCCATCGCTCCTGCCACGCGTGGCCGCGCCGACCGAGGTGGTCGGGACCATCACGTCCGCCGCGGCGTCGGCGCTCGGCCTGCCCACCAGCGCGGTCGTTGCGCCCGGCACGGGCGACAACATGGCTGCGGCGATGGGCCTCGGGGTCGAGCCCGGCGTGCCCGTGCTGAGCCTCGGGACATCCGGCACGGTGTATGCCGTCAGCGACCGGCGCCCGGGCGATCCCTCGGGCACCGTGTCCGGCTTCGCCGACGCCACCGGCCGGTACCTGCCGCTGGCCTGCACGCTCAACTGCACGCTGGCCGTCGACCGCGTTGCCACGTGGCTCGGGATCGACCGCAACGCCGTGGCCGACCGCACTGACGTCACGATGCTCCCCTACCTCGACGGCGAGCGGACCCCCAACCTGCCGAACGCCAGCGGGGCCATGCTCGGCCTGCGCCACGACACCGAACCCGGCGAGATCCTCCTCGCGGCCTACCAGGGTGCCGCTGCATCGCTGGTGGACGCGATGGATGCGATCGCCGAGCAGTCCGGCGGACTGGACCCCGACGCGCCGTTGGTGCTGATCGGCGGCGGCGCCCAGGGGACGGCGTGGCGTCAAGTCATCGGTCAGCTCACCGGCCGCCGGCTGCTGGTCCCCGCCGCCGACGAGCTCGTGGCGTTGGGCGCCGCGGTGCAGGCTGCCGCGGCGCTGGAGCAGGTCGACCCGCTCGCGGTGGCAGCACGCTGGAAGACCCAGGCGGGGGAGGAGCTGGCGCCCATCGACCACGATCCCTCGTCCATGGCACGCATCCGCGCCGTCGCCGGGTCCCTCTTCGGCGCCGGGTAG
- a CDS encoding glycoside hydrolase family 65 protein, translating to MLQRDIVGLPTSIYPPDPWALVEKEFTPRYLAETESIFAIGNGFIGMRAVPEEGRPYVERGSLINGLHEQWPIRHPEHAFGFAEVGQTIIAAPDPRRFHLYVDDEPLDLRHGDIREYERRLDFRTGLLTRVIEWRLPTGVRVRVTSASMTSLVQRHLVASRYEVEVLDGHAHVVVSSQLRNVQDTKHDDGDPRRAKGFDHQVLVGEGARAHDRRAVLQYRVAHSGMTMACGIDHVLEGDAVVHEESSADDQLGRLVVTADMTSGQRMAITKFAAFHTSAVNHDGQPTRSQRLADRVDRTLDRAMRTGWQATAEEQRQYLEDFWDAADVEVHGNPTVCQAIRWSLFQVCQATARADSRGIPAKGLTGSAYEGHYFWDAEIYVLPFLTYTNPLLARNALRFRHGMLDHARRRAREVNQKGALFPWRTITGEEASAFFEAGTAQYHINADISHAVSKYAKLTGDEDFLAESGSEILVETARLWADLGFFRTEGDRETFHIHGVTGPDEYTTVVDDNAYTNMMAAGNLRDAVDVVEWLREQRPEDFARLLRRTNLHSREVAEWGRAAESMYVPYDGEHGITPQDAHFLDLQRWDFDNVPRDKYPLLLHFHPLVIYRYQVIKQADVVLAMFLHDQAFDMAHQERNFDYYDPLTTGDSSLSTAIQSIVAARIGNEAKAIEYFRYGVFMDLANVAGNTGDGVHIAAAGGVWLSIVHGFGGLTDTGEMPDFRPRLPASWDGLTFNLQLRGRKLRVDVSRHETTYTVRGEDALEICHQGEPVVLQPDVPTVMELHPMLTSHPQED from the coding sequence ATGCTGCAGCGTGACATCGTCGGCCTGCCCACGTCGATCTACCCGCCCGACCCCTGGGCGCTGGTCGAGAAGGAGTTCACCCCCCGCTACCTGGCGGAGACCGAGTCCATCTTCGCGATCGGCAACGGGTTCATCGGCATGCGTGCCGTCCCCGAGGAGGGACGTCCCTACGTCGAGCGCGGGTCGCTGATCAACGGCCTGCACGAGCAGTGGCCCATCCGCCACCCCGAGCACGCCTTCGGGTTCGCCGAGGTCGGCCAGACCATCATCGCCGCACCGGACCCCCGCCGCTTCCACCTCTACGTCGACGACGAACCGCTGGACCTGCGTCACGGCGACATCCGCGAGTACGAACGCCGCCTCGACTTCCGCACCGGCCTGCTGACCCGTGTCATCGAGTGGCGGCTGCCGACCGGCGTGCGCGTGCGCGTCACCTCGGCCTCCATGACCTCGCTGGTCCAGCGGCACCTCGTCGCGTCGCGCTACGAGGTCGAGGTCCTCGACGGGCACGCCCACGTCGTCGTGTCCTCCCAGCTGCGCAACGTCCAGGACACCAAGCACGATGACGGGGACCCCCGTCGGGCCAAGGGGTTCGACCACCAGGTGCTGGTCGGCGAGGGTGCTCGTGCGCACGACCGACGCGCCGTCCTGCAGTACCGGGTCGCGCACTCCGGCATGACGATGGCCTGCGGGATCGACCACGTCCTCGAGGGCGACGCGGTCGTCCACGAGGAGTCCAGCGCCGACGACCAGCTCGGACGCCTGGTCGTGACCGCCGACATGACCAGCGGCCAGCGGATGGCGATCACCAAGTTCGCGGCCTTCCACACCTCCGCGGTCAACCACGACGGCCAGCCCACCCGTTCGCAGCGGCTCGCCGACCGGGTCGACCGCACCCTCGACCGTGCCATGCGGACCGGATGGCAGGCCACCGCCGAGGAGCAGCGGCAGTACCTCGAGGACTTCTGGGATGCCGCCGACGTGGAGGTGCACGGCAACCCGACGGTGTGCCAGGCGATCCGCTGGAGCCTGTTCCAGGTGTGCCAGGCCACGGCCCGCGCCGACAGCCGCGGCATCCCGGCCAAGGGCCTGACCGGCAGCGCCTACGAGGGCCACTACTTCTGGGACGCCGAGATCTACGTCCTGCCGTTCCTGACCTACACCAACCCGTTGCTGGCCCGCAACGCCCTGCGGTTCCGCCACGGCATGCTGGACCACGCACGACGACGGGCTCGCGAGGTCAACCAGAAGGGTGCGCTGTTCCCGTGGCGGACCATCACGGGTGAGGAGGCATCGGCCTTCTTCGAGGCCGGCACCGCGCAGTACCACATCAACGCCGACATCAGCCATGCGGTGTCGAAGTACGCCAAGCTGACCGGCGACGAGGACTTCCTGGCCGAGTCCGGCTCGGAGATCCTCGTCGAGACCGCACGGTTGTGGGCCGACCTCGGGTTCTTCCGCACCGAGGGCGACCGCGAGACCTTCCACATCCACGGTGTCACCGGCCCCGACGAGTACACGACCGTCGTCGACGACAACGCCTACACCAACATGATGGCGGCGGGGAACCTGCGAGACGCGGTCGACGTGGTGGAGTGGCTCAGGGAGCAGCGCCCGGAGGACTTCGCCCGCCTGCTGCGCCGCACCAACCTGCACAGCCGTGAGGTCGCCGAGTGGGGCCGTGCCGCCGAATCGATGTACGTCCCCTACGACGGCGAGCACGGCATCACCCCGCAGGACGCCCACTTCCTCGACCTGCAGCGCTGGGACTTCGACAACGTGCCGCGCGACAAGTACCCCCTGCTGCTGCACTTCCATCCCCTGGTGATCTACCGCTACCAGGTCATCAAGCAGGCCGATGTCGTCCTGGCCATGTTCCTGCACGACCAGGCCTTCGACATGGCCCACCAGGAACGCAACTTCGACTACTACGACCCGCTGACCACGGGCGACTCGTCGCTGTCGACGGCCATCCAGTCCATCGTGGCCGCGCGCATCGGCAACGAGGCGAAGGCCATCGAGTACTTCCGCTACGGCGTGTTCATGGACCTCGCCAACGTCGCCGGCAACACCGGTGATGGCGTGCACATCGCGGCCGCCGGCGGGGTGTGGCTGTCGATCGTCCACGGCTTCGGTGGGCTGACCGACACCGGCGAGATGCCGGACTTCCGGCCCCGCCTGCCGGCCTCCTGGGACGGCCTGACGTTCAACCTGCAGCTTCGGGGTCGCAAGCTGCGCGTGGACGTCAGCCGGCACGAGACCACCTACACGGTGCGCGGCGAGGATGCGCTGGAGATCTGCCACCAGGGTGAGCCCGTGGTGCTGCAGCCGGACGTGCCGACGGTCATGGAGCTGCACCCCATGCTGACCAGCCACCCGCAGGAGGACTGA